In a genomic window of Hyphomonas sp.:
- the hisH gene encoding imidazole glycerol phosphate synthase subunit HisH — protein sequence MRLVALIDYGSGNLHSAGRALREAARLGGTGHEIRITHRPEDILAAERVVLPGVGHFADCAAGLRAQAGVVEALEAACLTGGKPFLGICVGMQLMAETGREDGATPGLGWLKGEVTRIAPGPGYRIPHMGWNGLALPAAPHPVLSGLGEDPHVYFTHSYAFAASAPEDVAATAGYGAEAITAAVARGNLFGTQFHPEKSQATGLRILSNFLTWDPS from the coding sequence ATGCGCCTTGTTGCCCTTATCGACTACGGATCCGGAAACCTGCATTCGGCCGGACGTGCCCTGCGCGAGGCGGCGCGGCTGGGCGGGACCGGCCATGAAATCCGCATCACGCACCGGCCCGAGGACATTCTGGCCGCAGAGCGTGTCGTGCTGCCGGGCGTCGGCCATTTTGCCGATTGCGCCGCCGGCCTGCGCGCACAAGCTGGCGTGGTCGAGGCGCTGGAAGCGGCCTGCCTGACGGGCGGCAAGCCCTTTCTGGGCATCTGTGTCGGCATGCAGCTGATGGCGGAGACCGGCCGCGAGGATGGCGCCACGCCGGGCCTTGGCTGGCTGAAGGGCGAGGTCACCCGCATCGCGCCGGGCCCCGGATACCGCATCCCGCACATGGGCTGGAACGGGCTGGCCCTGCCGGCCGCGCCGCATCCTGTCCTGTCGGGGCTGGGGGAGGATCCGCATGTCTATTTCACCCATTCCTATGCCTTTGCCGCAAGTGCGCCGGAGGATGTCGCCGCCACCGCCGGCTATGGCGCCGAGGCGATCACCGCCGCCGTGGCGCGCGGCAATCTGTTCGGCACGCAATTCCACCCCGAAAAATCGCAAGCCACCGGCCTGCGCATCCTGTCCAACTTCCTGACCTGGGACCCATCATGA
- the hisA gene encoding 1-(5-phosphoribosyl)-5-[(5-phosphoribosylamino)methylideneamino]imidazole-4-carboxamide isomerase has product MTFTLFPAIDLKDGQCVRLLRGEMDQATVFSDSPADQAKAFREAGFTHLHVVDLNGAFEGKAVNRAAVEAILKATDAPVQLGGGIRTRAQIDAWLEAGISRVILGTAALRDPDLVKEAARALPGKIVVGIDAKDGMVAVEGWAETSDMKATELAKAFEGCGVAAIVATDIGRDGLKTGVNVPFTAELANTVSIPVIASGGVAGVDDIRALIAADAPIAGSILGRALYDGDIVASEVLSVV; this is encoded by the coding sequence ATGACATTCACCCTCTTTCCCGCGATCGACTTGAAGGATGGCCAGTGCGTGCGCCTGCTGCGCGGCGAGATGGACCAGGCCACCGTCTTCTCCGACAGCCCGGCCGACCAGGCGAAAGCCTTTCGCGAGGCGGGCTTCACCCATCTTCACGTCGTGGATCTGAACGGCGCCTTCGAGGGCAAGGCGGTGAACCGCGCGGCGGTCGAGGCGATCCTGAAAGCGACCGATGCGCCGGTGCAGCTGGGCGGCGGCATCCGCACCCGCGCGCAGATCGATGCCTGGCTGGAGGCCGGCATTTCGCGAGTCATCCTCGGCACGGCGGCCCTGCGCGATCCGGACCTCGTCAAGGAGGCCGCCCGCGCCCTGCCCGGCAAGATCGTGGTCGGCATCGATGCGAAGGATGGCATGGTCGCGGTCGAAGGCTGGGCCGAGACCAGCGACATGAAGGCGACCGAACTGGCGAAAGCGTTCGAGGGCTGCGGCGTCGCCGCCATCGTCGCCACCGACATCGGCCGCGATGGATTGAAGACCGGCGTAAATGTTCCGTTCACGGCAGAGCTTGCCAACACGGTCTCCATCCCGGTCATCGCCTCGGGCGGTGTGGCGGGCGTCGATGATATCCGTGCGCTGATCGCAGCGGATGCCCCGATTGCGGGGAGCATTCTGGGCCGGGCGCTCTATGATGGGGATATTGTGGCGAGTGAGGTGCTTTCGGTCGTTTAA